The genomic window GCGAACCTCTGTATCCCCGGTCAATATATCAAAGGGCAGCAGGGTATACTCATATTCATAGGGAGGTGGAAGATATTCAAACTCCCCTGGACACAGGGCAATAATCTTTTGTAGAAGTGCCAAGGTAAAACTCACCGAAGAAAACCCGGGCTTTGGGGAAGGATGAAGCTGAAATCCATGACAGTACTCACCTTTATACATATTAAAGGTGGGAATAAAATCGTGCCGCCGCATCACACAGTCAAACTGTTCCAGGAGCGGCTCCATTTCTCGCCATATCCGGTTCGGAGGGAGCCAGGGAGCACCAAAAAATTCAAAAGGGAGGGTTGTTCCACGCCCTTCTGATATGGAAAGGGCTTCTAAAAAAACCATCCCCGGATATACTCGCGCCGTGGTGGTGGATGGCATATTAGGGGATGGCAAAACCCATGGAAGCCCCGTGTCGCTAAAAGAATGGCTACGACACCACCCCTGTAGAGGAAAAACCCGCACTTCTAAGGTAGGAAAATAGACCTGTTGCAACCAAAGTACCATCTCTGCCATGGTCATGCCATGTGCAGAAGGAATAGATGCTCCCCCAACAAAGGTAAAGAGCTCTTCCCGAAGAACTGGACCATCAATTCCATCAAAGGCAATAGGGTTAGGGCGATCAAATACCCAAAGAGGAATACCGCGTTCAGCAAGAGCCGCCATACACTCTTTCACCGTCCAGATATAGGTATACGGCCGAGCCCCCACATCCTGTAAATCAACAATAAAAAGATCAAGCCCCGACAGCATTGCCTCTGTTGGTTTGCGATATTGCCCATACAAGCTATACTCAGGAATGGCAGCGCAAGAAGCCTCTTCTGCTTCGCTCCCCTCCCATTCAATCATATTATCCTGGGTTTGCCCATACATTCCATGTTGTGGTCCAAAAAACGCTTTCACAGGAAGATTCATCTCTTTAAAAATCGTGCGAATATGCCGTCGGGAGGAATCTACCGACGCAGCATGGGCTAACACCCCAATACCCGTAACCCCTCGCATATCGGGGCACTCTTGAAGAAACCCGTCTAATCCACTCAGCACCATATCCCTACCCCATTGAAGAAGATGTTCAGCCTCTGGCAAAATACACTTTCTCTCAAGAAAAGGAAAGAAGCGCAGATGAAAAAGAGGGAAAACCATGAAGGCCTTCACTCTGCCTGTGAAAAATAATACTATATATTATCTGGGGGAAAATGGTATTTTCTATATAACAAGAACTAATATTGAGGATTTATGACATCTATAGAACACGCTATTAAGGAAAAATACAATGATTTCTGCCATCGAATTTTAAGCGGACACTCCGCCCTCATTCTCACCCATAACTTCCCTGACCCCGACGGTCTCGCCGCATCTATGGGGCTGAAACGCTTTTTTGAGCATCATAATATGGCCCCGTGTACGGTCTCGTTTTCCGGTTTTATCGGACGAGCAGAAAACAGAGAGATGATACAGCAGGTTAATCTTGCCTATGAACCGTTCCAAAAAATCAACCTTAAGGAATATGAGCGTATTATAGTGGTGGACACCCTGCCCAAGAATGGTAATATCTCCATTGGTGAAGATGTGGAGGTTGATGCAATTCTCGATCACCATGGGGACAACAAGTCAATACCGGATTACGATGCGGTCAACCTTTGTTTTCCTGAAATTGGAGCAACATCAACCATTGTCTATCTTCTCTTAAAGATGGGTAATATTCCTATAGACACAACCCTTGCGACAGCTCTGTTCTACGGGATAAAAACTGACACCATGAATATGGCTCGCAACTATTGTGACGATGATATTATAGCCTATAAAGAACTTTTCGATCTTATGGATCACAAGATTCTCTCGCGC from Chitinivibrio alkaliphilus ACht1 includes these protein-coding regions:
- a CDS encoding exo-beta-N-acetylmuramidase NamZ domain-containing protein yields the protein MVLSGLDGFLQECPDMRGVTGIGVLAHAASVDSSRRHIRTIFKEMNLPVKAFFGPQHGMYGQTQDNMIEWEGSEAEEASCAAIPEYSLYGQYRKPTEAMLSGLDLFIVDLQDVGARPYTYIWTVKECMAALAERGIPLWVFDRPNPIAFDGIDGPVLREELFTFVGGASIPSAHGMTMAEMVLWLQQVYFPTLEVRVFPLQGWCRSHSFSDTGLPWVLPSPNMPSTTTARVYPGMVFLEALSISEGRGTTLPFEFFGAPWLPPNRIWREMEPLLEQFDCVMRRHDFIPTFNMYKGEYCHGFQLHPSPKPGFSSVSFTLALLQKIIALCPGEFEYLPPPYEYEYTLLPFDILTGDTEVRSWISSDGTISELQGLWKEDHAQFLDAFHTVRLYEEVL
- a CDS encoding DHH family phosphoesterase, whose product is MTSIEHAIKEKYNDFCHRILSGHSALILTHNFPDPDGLAASMGLKRFFEHHNMAPCTVSFSGFIGRAENREMIQQVNLAYEPFQKINLKEYERIIVVDTLPKNGNISIGEDVEVDAILDHHGDNKSIPDYDAVNLCFPEIGATSTIVYLLLKMGNIPIDTTLATALFYGIKTDTMNMARNYCDDDIIAYKELFDLMDHKILSRIENPKREPQYLQYLHQGIEAFFTYNNFGYTHIGKVPVPDYIPEMADIFHKLDKLEWIVCSGFFGNSLLFSIRSLSENRAGIYAYKLATIFNGSGGGHSTMAAGRIPAHDIGAELLLDRFQHALFSVFSINPESKKHVLDLTQELPSE